In Bartonella machadoae, a single genomic region encodes these proteins:
- a CDS encoding S49 family peptidase produces the protein MVSCIKNLIPRRFYSNELEIPVVRLHGAIMDSTSPIARSLSLVRCANLLDKAFANKRAPAIALLINSPGGSPVQSRFIFKRIRDLAEEKKKQVLVFVEDVAASGGYMIACAGDEIFADPSSIVGSIGVVSQSFGFPELLKKIGVERRVYTAGKNKVTLDPFQPEKKADVEHLKSLQLEVHQTFIDLVKERRGEKLSDNPDIFTGMFWSGKKSVELGLIDGLNDIRSVIKERFGDNTRLRLITPPKSLLGPKVPSGVSAHAVYTAVDSAFVAVQERALWQRYGL, from the coding sequence TTGGTGAGCTGTATCAAGAATCTTATTCCACGTCGTTTTTATTCTAATGAACTTGAAATTCCTGTGGTACGTCTTCATGGGGCAATTATGGATTCAACAAGTCCAATAGCACGTTCGCTTTCATTGGTTAGATGCGCCAATCTTTTAGACAAGGCTTTTGCGAACAAAAGAGCTCCAGCTATTGCACTTCTTATCAACTCTCCTGGTGGATCACCTGTGCAATCACGCTTTATTTTCAAGCGTATTCGTGATTTAGCAGAGGAAAAAAAGAAACAAGTTCTTGTTTTTGTTGAAGATGTAGCGGCATCAGGTGGCTATATGATTGCTTGCGCGGGAGATGAGATTTTTGCTGATCCTTCTTCAATTGTTGGTTCTATAGGAGTTGTTTCTCAATCCTTTGGTTTTCCTGAGCTTTTGAAGAAGATTGGTGTTGAACGGCGTGTTTACACAGCAGGAAAGAACAAGGTTACGTTAGATCCATTTCAGCCTGAAAAGAAGGCAGATGTTGAGCATTTGAAATCTTTGCAACTCGAAGTTCACCAAACGTTTATTGATTTGGTTAAAGAGCGACGTGGAGAGAAGTTATCAGATAATCCAGATATTTTTACAGGGATGTTTTGGAGTGGAAAGAAAAGCGTTGAGCTTGGACTTATTGATGGATTGAATGATATACGTTCTGTTATTAAGGAGCGGTTTGGCGATAATACTAGGTTGCGATTAATTACGCCTCCAAAGAGTCTTTTAGGACCTAAAGTTCCTTCAGGGGTGAGTGCACACGCAGTTTATACAGCAGTTGATAGTGCATTTGTAGCAGTACAAGAACGTGCGCTTTGGCAACGTTATGGTTTGTAA
- a CDS encoding 4-(cytidine 5'-diphospho)-2-C-methyl-D-erythritol kinase, producing MMSGTQTSFKGCPYIFTPIKLNLTLHVVGQRADGYHLIESLVYFSLSGDCLGYAPCESDRFFLEGPFASKLVSDADNLVIRARDFMRNTFPRNAKPSFFRLIKTLPIASGIGGGSGDAAGVISMLRQQWNLDYSCEKLAQMSLVLGADVPMCLLALEYQQPLFVQGIGQDIIPLPEACSLAMVLVNHGQQISTKAAFKALEKHDHPSLKIDPAALKSVYSLVDALQETRNDLFLPALKIAPQLIQVLSLLDECGSLFSRMSGTGATCFGIFKDQQAAQKAALFIKSLHPSWFVKPIMTLGKI from the coding sequence ATGATGTCGGGTACGCAGACTTCATTTAAGGGGTGTCCTTATATATTTACACCCATTAAGTTGAATTTAACTTTGCATGTCGTTGGACAGCGTGCTGATGGTTATCATTTAATAGAAAGTTTGGTCTATTTTAGTCTGAGTGGTGATTGTCTAGGTTATGCTCCGTGTGAAAGTGATCGCTTTTTTTTAGAGGGACCGTTTGCAAGTAAGCTTGTTTCTGATGCGGATAATTTAGTTATTCGTGCACGCGATTTTATGCGCAACACATTTCCTAGAAATGCGAAGCCTTCTTTTTTTCGGTTGATTAAAACGTTGCCTATTGCTTCAGGTATTGGTGGTGGTTCAGGTGATGCGGCCGGTGTTATAAGCATGTTGCGTCAACAATGGAATCTTGATTATTCTTGTGAAAAATTAGCACAAATGAGCTTAGTTCTTGGTGCAGATGTGCCAATGTGTCTTTTGGCATTAGAATATCAGCAGCCGCTTTTTGTGCAGGGAATTGGTCAAGATATTATACCACTTCCAGAAGCTTGTTCTCTTGCAATGGTATTAGTGAATCATGGACAACAAATTTCAACGAAAGCTGCTTTTAAGGCTTTGGAAAAGCATGATCATCCTTCCTTGAAAATTGATCCAGCAGCTCTAAAGTCGGTTTATTCATTAGTTGACGCTTTACAAGAAACGCGTAATGATCTTTTTCTTCCTGCATTAAAAATTGCACCGCAATTAATACAAGTGTTATCTCTATTAGATGAGTGTGGCTCTCTGTTTTCTCGTATGTCTGGAACAGGGGCAACTTGTTTTGGTATTTTTAAAGACCAGCAAGCCGCTCAAAAGGCAGCTCTTTTTATTAAATCGCTACATCCAAGTTGGTTTGTGAAACCAATCATGACTTTGGGAAAAATTTGA
- a CDS encoding ribonuclease HII translates to MFNLPLQPNFSYELDLQKQGFFHIAGVDEVGRGPLAGPVVTAAVILDKDRIPEGLNDSKKLSTLQRKKLYNDILQNALAISFASLCARTIDQSNIRKATLEAMRRCIAGLAIPVHYALVDGRDVPSELPCPATALIKGDQRSASIAAASILAKVTRDQMMECAGQVYKNYGLEKHVGYATLAHREALDKYGPVMRLHRYSFAPLKGRYRDDKS, encoded by the coding sequence ATGTTTAATTTACCACTTCAGCCAAATTTTTCATATGAATTGGATTTGCAGAAACAGGGGTTTTTCCATATAGCCGGTGTTGATGAAGTAGGACGTGGACCACTTGCTGGACCTGTGGTAACAGCAGCCGTCATTTTGGATAAAGATCGTATTCCTGAAGGGTTGAATGATTCAAAAAAACTTTCCACTCTACAACGAAAAAAATTGTATAATGATATTTTGCAAAATGCATTAGCGATTTCGTTTGCTAGTCTTTGCGCCCGTACGATTGATCAGTCTAATATTAGAAAAGCAACTTTAGAAGCGATGCGCCGCTGTATTGCAGGACTGGCAATTCCAGTCCACTATGCGCTGGTTGATGGACGTGATGTTCCCTCTGAGTTACCATGTCCAGCGACCGCTTTGATTAAAGGTGATCAACGTTCGGCTTCAATTGCAGCAGCATCTATTCTTGCTAAAGTAACACGAGATCAGATGATGGAATGTGCAGGGCAAGTGTATAAAAATTATGGTTTAGAGAAGCATGTAGGCTATGCAACACTAGCACATCGTGAAGCTCTTGATAAATATGGACCCGTTATGAGATTACATCGTTATAGTTTTGCACCCCTTAAAGGGCGCTATAGGGATGATAAATCATGA